The Euphorbia lathyris chromosome 2, ddEupLath1.1, whole genome shotgun sequence genome includes a window with the following:
- the LOC136220818 gene encoding dormancy-associated protein 2-like has product MGISKTLIFVGLAFAFVLLIASEVSARELAQENDQVKVEHFEEKGEDGYGGHRGYGGGRGGYGRGRGGYGGGYGNGRGGYGNGRGGYNRPGHGRYPPVAAGETQQVGN; this is encoded by the exons ATGGGAATCTCAAAGACTTTAATCTTTGTTGGGCTTGCATTTGCCTTTGTCCTGCTCATTGCTTCTGAGGTCTCCGCTCGTGAGCTTGCTC AAGAGAATGACCAAGTAAAAGTGGAGCATTTCGAGGAGAAAGGTGAAGACGGATATGGTGGACACCGCGGATATGGTGGAGGAAGAGGTGGTTATGGGAGAGGGAGAGGTGGTTATGGAGGAGGATATGGAAATGGGAGAGGTGGTTATGGGAACGGACGAGGCGGATATAACAGACCTGGACATGGTCGTTACCCGCCCGTTGCTGCCGGAGAAACACAACAAGTCGGAAATTAG
- the LOC136220820 gene encoding putative glycine-rich cell wall structural protein 1, translated as MGISKTLIIVGLAFAFVLLIASEVSARELAQENGQVEVDDFSEKGKGYGGGNGGYGGGNGKGKGGEYGKGKGENGKGKGGEYGKGKGENGKGKGGYNKPGHGRYPPVAAGETQEAGN; from the exons ATGGGAATCTCAAAGACTTTAATCATTGTTGGGCTCGCATTTGCTTTTGTTCTGCTCATTGCCTCTGAGGTCTCAGCTCGTGAGCTTGCTC AAGAGAATGGACAAGTagaagttgatgatttctcagAGAAAGGGAAGGGATATGGCGGAGGAAACGGTGGATATGGAGGAGGAaatggaaaaggaaaaggagGAGAGTatggaaaaggaaaaggagaGAATGGAAAGGGCAAAGGAGGAGAATatggaaaaggaaaaggagaGAATGGAAAGGGCAAAGGTGGCTACAATAAACCTGGACACGGCCGTTACCCGCCCGTTGCTGCCGGAGAAACACAAGAAGCCGGAAATTAG